In a genomic window of Candidatus Poribacteria bacterium:
- a CDS encoding formylglycine-generating enzyme family protein, translated as MRLRTFIITLSELIDFSKREHISVCISLYSTLFLLIAMAACGKGEVIQRSLDGSTQAPIEGAAPAGMVLIPAGTFQMGSYDPGSDASEQPLHTVYVDAFYMDSTEVTKAQFKAFVLENPQWRKDRIRKKFHTGDYLYDWNGNNYPDGEAAYPVTYVSWYAAMAYSKWAGKRLPTEAEWEYAARGGLVGKVYPYGNTITPHDANYGGNVGGARPVGCYPVNGYGLYDMAGNVFEWCLDEFDHDFYATLPLNGVVRNPLAVANSMTRLIRNFVNIEGYRVVRGGAWNHSKHYTRVANRLGSNPAVTDSDYGFRCVRTVSP; from the coding sequence ATGAGATTGAGAACGTTTATAATAACCCTATCAGAGCTGATAGACTTTTCCAAAAGAGAACACATATCTGTATGCATAAGTCTGTATAGCACCCTCTTTCTCCTCATCGCTATGGCGGCTTGTGGCAAGGGAGAGGTCATACAGAGATCCTTGGACGGTTCTACCCAGGCTCCCATTGAGGGCGCAGCACCTGCGGGTATGGTGCTAATCCCCGCAGGCACGTTTCAGATGGGCAGCTATGATCCGGGTTCTGATGCCAGTGAGCAGCCCCTTCACACCGTCTACGTTGACGCTTTTTATATGGATAGTACGGAAGTCACGAAAGCACAATTCAAGGCGTTCGTGCTTGAAAATCCACAGTGGCGAAAGGATCGCATTCGGAAAAAGTTCCATACTGGCGACTATCTCTATGATTGGAACGGGAATAACTATCCAGATGGTGAAGCAGCCTACCCGGTGACGTATGTGAGTTGGTATGCGGCGATGGCATACTCGAAGTGGGCAGGGAAACGGTTACCGACAGAGGCTGAGTGGGAATATGCTGCGCGTGGGGGGTTGGTTGGCAAAGTTTATCCATACGGCAACACGATAACGCCGCATGATGCCAATTATGGGGGGAACGTTGGTGGTGCCAGGCCAGTCGGGTGTTATCCTGTGAACGGGTATGGTTTATATGATATGGCAGGTAACGTTTTTGAGTGGTGTCTGGATGAGTTTGATCACGATTTCTATGCGACACTTCCACTGAATGGCGTTGTGCGTAATCCGCTGGCAGTTGCGAACAGTATGACGCGGTTGATAAGAAACTTCGTTAATATTGAGGGCTACCGCGTGGTGCGCGGCGGTGCTTGGAACCATTCTAAACACTACACAAGAGTCGCTAACCGCCTCGGCTCTAATCCGGCGGTTACGGACAGCGACTACGGTTTTCGTTGTGTGAGGACTGTATCCCCTTGA
- a CDS encoding C39 family peptidase — MSHRIRTQKAILCVVLSIFFVFIASGISYGNPNALARKVYEEHTKTLTRADILEVLPEVLEALKAPKVQPLLNDRSIKLIANNPDLLKTFLPDVDNAFIRLLKTDAQIKKLIRDANFQKVLQDPVAIDALVARMTDDGMIDDILPEEEPPVDFGDGGGMDMALEKMVIYESTYSSTFQVDGEVVYITYSLLRSNEAYRPGSKHKVIFTVVKQRTRKPVPSVRLSLSTHRDSTTTATFSPAAITTDKNGQAETEITFSKNPGRFSMSVEIDPGSSWVSMSLGYSSFQRVDLKYNLSPGYYLPGSKHKLRLTLKNAQTGKPMPSIGLNLSANTRKTTATFSPAAITTDKNGQAETEIAFGKQPGLVSVSIEIKTSRSVTSRSVTFNIYGSTEDTAITLDGESGKNLGFHLVSYTLEVNKTRKKLVVKVKDARQHSMDIFFKDISRGFKDISRGKGSVTFEPETVRTDKNGWAFTYVTFGEGVKDLTLGIEVVKLNVLDKNQYGANVYNYSDGNQAVLIKGLELNVDTSQVQSDFTLRKYLFSKNDGYIDRDSKHFKLYNQGNRNACGQTSARMLMSYYGVDADVFDLGTFWSFYDLKQDPTFGTPSVKLKVVLNEVLPVKVDRYSGTSADFSRHASLRQKVSRSRPPMILLRCNGGFGFHYVLVVGYDTKYNKFLIADPWEMFHWVPWKTLNSSWFLSAEGGKGYEQYLKDDLGAEGDRNKKDGKIGEEKWYTGIGISAAKFADPDGLDPYTMLVPKKAPPYHHLESETDFRVSSVSQGKWKEIITVNGPIEEGRVVARSGRSGASLDEIFVEGNRFIYSGTGKSGDLISSIVTIWYKPGPPAAPVLPLPPGTTVLLPNYPNPFNPETWIPYHLAKPADVTLTIYAIDGKVVRHLDLGHQAAGFYQSKSRAAHWDGRNDVGERVASGIYFYTLTAGEFAATQKMLIVK, encoded by the coding sequence GTGTCACATCGAATTAGGACGCAAAAAGCAATTCTGTGCGTCGTATTATCGATATTTTTCGTGTTCATCGCATCAGGCATCAGTTACGGGAATCCGAATGCGCTTGCCCGAAAAGTGTATGAGGAACACACTAAAACACTCACGCGGGCGGATATTCTGGAGGTCTTACCTGAAGTCCTTGAGGCGTTAAAAGCCCCGAAGGTTCAACCGCTGCTGAACGATCGGAGTATCAAGTTAATTGCCAATAATCCGGATCTCCTGAAAACGTTTCTGCCGGACGTGGATAATGCGTTCATAAGGCTGCTTAAAACCGATGCACAAATCAAAAAATTGATTCGCGATGCTAACTTTCAAAAAGTACTTCAGGATCCAGTTGCGATTGACGCACTTGTCGCACGGATGACCGATGATGGTATGATCGATGATATACTTCCCGAAGAAGAGCCGCCGGTGGATTTTGGCGATGGTGGTGGTATGGACATGGCACTCGAAAAGATGGTGATTTATGAGTCAACGTACTCCAGTACGTTTCAGGTTGATGGAGAGGTGGTGTATATAACATACAGTTTGCTGCGTTCAAACGAAGCATACCGTCCAGGTTCAAAACACAAAGTTATCTTTACCGTGGTAAAACAGCGTACCCGTAAACCGGTGCCATCTGTGCGTCTCAGTTTAAGCACCCACCGCGATTCGACAACAACCGCAACGTTTAGCCCTGCCGCAATTACCACGGATAAAAACGGGCAAGCGGAAACCGAGATAACTTTCTCGAAAAATCCAGGTCGCTTCTCAATGAGTGTGGAAATCGATCCTGGCTCATCGTGGGTATCTATGTCATTGGGATATAGTTCCTTTCAGCGGGTTGATTTAAAATACAACTTGTCCCCAGGATACTACCTTCCAGGCTCCAAACATAAATTGAGGCTTACTCTTAAGAATGCCCAGACAGGTAAACCAATGCCATCTATTGGTCTCAACTTAAGTGCCAATACTCGTAAAACAACTGCGACTTTTAGCCCTGCCGCAATTACCACGGATAAAAACGGGCAAGCGGAAACCGAGATAGCTTTCGGAAAACAGCCAGGGCTCGTTTCTGTGTCTATTGAAATCAAAACATCACGTTCGGTGACTTCACGTTCGGTGACTTTTAATATTTATGGCTCTACCGAAGACACAGCTATAACCCTTGATGGCGAATCTGGGAAAAACTTGGGCTTCCACCTTGTTTCGTATACGCTTGAGGTCAATAAGACTCGTAAAAAACTGGTTGTTAAAGTCAAAGATGCTCGACAACACAGTATGGATATATTTTTTAAGGACATTAGTCGGGGTTTTAAGGACATTAGTCGGGGTAAGGGGAGCGTAACGTTTGAACCGGAAACGGTTCGCACTGATAAAAATGGTTGGGCGTTTACTTACGTTACCTTTGGGGAAGGAGTAAAGGATCTTACACTTGGAATAGAGGTGGTGAAGCTGAACGTCCTTGATAAAAATCAATATGGCGCGAATGTTTACAACTATTCCGATGGCAATCAGGCAGTGCTAATAAAGGGTTTAGAACTCAATGTAGACACTTCTCAAGTTCAATCTGATTTCACTCTTCGTAAATACTTATTCAGCAAAAACGATGGATATATAGATCGAGATAGCAAGCATTTTAAACTTTATAATCAGGGAAATAGGAACGCTTGTGGACAGACCTCCGCGAGAATGCTAATGTCTTACTACGGCGTGGACGCTGATGTTTTTGATCTGGGTACGTTTTGGAGTTTCTATGATCTGAAGCAGGACCCAACATTCGGGACTCCTTCAGTTAAGCTGAAGGTAGTATTGAACGAAGTGTTACCTGTTAAGGTTGATCGGTACTCTGGAACGTCCGCAGACTTTAGTCGGCATGCTTCTCTGAGACAGAAGGTTTCACGGAGTCGCCCGCCAATGATTCTTTTGAGGTGCAACGGGGGCTTCGGTTTTCATTACGTTCTTGTTGTAGGCTACGATACGAAATACAATAAGTTTCTGATAGCAGATCCTTGGGAAATGTTCCACTGGGTACCGTGGAAAACCCTTAACTCCAGCTGGTTCCTGTCCGCGGAAGGAGGTAAGGGCTACGAGCAGTACCTTAAAGACGACTTAGGAGCGGAGGGAGATCGGAATAAGAAGGACGGGAAGATAGGTGAAGAAAAATGGTATACTGGGATAGGTATAAGTGCCGCGAAATTCGCGGATCCAGATGGATTGGATCCCTATACCATGCTTGTTCCAAAAAAGGCACCCCCTTACCATCACTTGGAATCGGAAACAGACTTCCGTGTCTCATCGGTTAGTCAGGGAAAATGGAAGGAAATAATAACAGTCAATGGACCCATAGAGGAAGGTAGAGTGGTCGCGCGCAGCGGACGTAGCGGTGCCTCCCTGGATGAGATTTTCGTCGAAGGCAATAGGTTTATCTACTCTGGCACTGGAAAATCTGGTGATTTGATATCCTCAATTGTAACAATTTGGTATAAACCGGGTCCTCCTGCGGCACCTGTGCTTCCTTTGCCGCCAGGGACGACAGTGCTGTTACCGAACTATCCGAATCCGTTCAACCCCGAGACGTGGATCCCGTATCATCTCGCGAAACCGGCAGATGTAACGTTGACAATCTATGCGATAGATGGGAAAGTTGTGCGGCATTTGGATTTAGGGCATCAAGCAGCAGGTTTCTATCAGAGCAAGTCGCGTGCGGCGCATTGGGATGGCCGGAACGATGTCGGTGAACGTGTGGCGAGCGGCATCTATTTCTACACCCTCACGGCTGGGGAATTTGCTGCGACGCAGAAGATGTTGATAGTGAAGTAA